One window from the genome of Spiractinospora alimapuensis encodes:
- a CDS encoding OmpA family protein, whose amino-acid sequence MVRPKSSLALLASGSLLLAGCSVGGDDEPPPVEEDYPYVREGRIFQDTGNDDEMRFAITGMERTADYTVMYYEVNYPDGFEGANRNLSMPHTLVDPLSGRVWREYTDAQALKYGSVSPNEDGLYPVHDGVTNEYRRYFPPIPEDVEQVTMIGSGLGAMTGIPIQDVDEEQPDPENPNGPQHLSLDDPPDEDSLTFENRPPDDGAEADVGWVESYVDSEVASVTREGDVETIALHSDVTFEFDESDLTDDAEDVVRDVAQTLRNSVDPVEPVITVIGHTDGIGSDSYNQTLSEERASTVRGVLEDELEDEFEYEVEGRGSTEPIAVEGGPDDEEARARNRRVEFSYKVSTETPAEEEESDDGLGVAERTVHWPAPYTDDPGDVVATAEDDGVRLDVYPLRRDGAYVIGTVTLTNTTDTPVIPDLGGDAARSGGPTQFSSGSLGGFQLLDPETELVRYVSQLTLENGRSTPFAEDVHQLQPDNTYEVVAVFPGPPMDVEELTMRAGVFGELEEIPIEN is encoded by the coding sequence ATGGTGCGGCCAAAGTCCTCCCTTGCGCTGTTGGCGTCCGGCAGCCTCCTTCTCGCCGGCTGTAGTGTCGGCGGCGACGACGAGCCTCCCCCGGTCGAGGAGGACTACCCCTACGTCCGTGAGGGGCGGATCTTCCAGGACACGGGCAACGACGACGAGATGCGGTTCGCGATCACCGGAATGGAGCGGACCGCGGACTACACCGTCATGTACTACGAGGTGAACTACCCGGACGGTTTCGAGGGGGCCAACCGGAACCTCAGCATGCCGCACACCCTGGTCGACCCGCTCAGCGGACGGGTGTGGCGTGAGTACACCGACGCCCAGGCCCTGAAGTACGGGTCGGTGAGCCCCAACGAGGACGGCCTCTACCCGGTGCACGACGGGGTCACGAACGAGTACCGACGCTACTTCCCCCCGATCCCCGAGGACGTCGAACAGGTCACGATGATCGGCAGCGGACTCGGCGCGATGACCGGGATCCCGATCCAGGACGTCGACGAGGAACAACCGGACCCGGAGAATCCCAACGGGCCCCAGCACCTCTCCCTGGACGACCCACCGGACGAGGACTCCCTCACCTTCGAGAACCGTCCCCCCGACGACGGTGCCGAGGCGGACGTGGGATGGGTCGAGAGCTACGTCGACTCCGAGGTCGCGTCGGTCACGCGCGAGGGTGACGTGGAGACCATCGCCCTCCACTCCGACGTCACCTTCGAGTTCGACGAGTCCGACCTCACCGACGACGCGGAGGACGTCGTCCGTGACGTTGCCCAGACGCTGCGCAACAGTGTCGACCCCGTCGAGCCGGTGATCACCGTCATCGGTCACACCGACGGCATTGGCTCGGACTCCTACAACCAGACCCTCTCCGAGGAACGGGCGAGCACTGTGCGCGGCGTTCTCGAGGACGAGCTGGAGGACGAGTTCGAGTACGAGGTCGAAGGCCGGGGCAGCACCGAGCCGATCGCCGTCGAGGGTGGCCCCGACGACGAGGAGGCCCGCGCTCGTAACCGCCGCGTCGAGTTCTCCTACAAGGTGTCCACCGAGACCCCCGCCGAGGAGGAGGAGTCGGACGACGGTCTCGGCGTCGCCGAGCGGACCGTGCACTGGCCCGCGCCCTACACCGACGACCCCGGCGACGTGGTGGCGACCGCCGAGGACGACGGCGTGCGACTGGACGTCTACCCCCTCCGCCGGGACGGTGCCTACGTCATCGGCACGGTGACCCTCACCAACACCACCGACACCCCGGTCATCCCCGACCTCGGGGGCGACGCGGCCCGCTCCGGTGGGCCCACGCAGTTCAGCTCCGGTTCGCTCGGTGGGTTCCAGCTCCTGGACCCCGAGACCGAGCTCGTGCGCTATGTCTCCCAACTCACGCTCGAGAACGGTCGTTCCACGCCGTTCGCCGAGGACGTGCACCAACTGCAGCCAGACAACACCTACGAGGTGGTCGCCGTGTTCCCGGGGCCGCCGATGGACGTCGAGGAGCTCACCATGCGCGCCGGGGTGTTCGGCGAGCTGGAGGAGATCCCGATCGAGAACTGA